One genomic region from Yarrowia lipolytica chromosome 1C, complete sequence encodes:
- a CDS encoding uncharacterized protein (Compare to YALI0C14718g, weakly similar to uniprot|Q03305 Saccharomyces cerevisiae YDR465c RMT2 N-delta-arginine methyltransferase, similar to Saccharomyces cerevisiae RMT2 (YDR465C); ancestral locus Anc_5.589), protein MSFTEEETKLGKSLFEACSFTERPIAKDSHLETVRQVMRKNIPATITTSDLGLFTDEEEATKKKEIIQGDITIDGTTPLHVICSSFPSDATAEELEVALEMMRELFQWGAGWMLLDEQGQTPGCVAWDRSKAEARDSVLASVYNEIVSAGTRSEVFLRRINKSENVEFLSDDDDEEMDVDDDEEDESRDGEETGDIQQAIADAIKQAKEAGLEVVVDGETVEEVPELVGDKEDEKNNESAAQNEVDLAGSQMDYLKDKLTYTDDNKTLITTQNDGVMMDWEDEIMQKSADLLVSRADKESDGPVVLNVGFGLGIIDTYLQSKKPSKHYICEAHPDVLEKMEKDGWMDKPGVTVLVGRWQDTLPGLLSQGVYFDGMYYDTFSENYSDLVDFFDHVVGLLAPTGVFSFFNGLGADRQVCYDVYKNVVEVDLQEYGLNVEYQVIKVNKDVTGADGHVWDGIKRRYWVVEDFYLPVCTF, encoded by the coding sequence ATGTCATtcacagaagaagaaaccaAGCTGGGAAAGAGCCTGTTTGAAGCATGTTCCTTCACCGAGCGGCCCATTGCAAAGGACTCTCATCTCGAGACAGTCCGCCAAGTGATGCGCAAGAACATTCCtgccaccatcaccacctcgGATTTGGGTCTGTTcaccgacgaggaagaggccaccaagaagaaggagatcatCCAGGGCGATATCACTATCGATGGAACCACACCTTTGCATGTCATCTGCTCATCTTTCCCCAGCGATGCCACGGCGGAGGAGCTTGAGGTGGCTCTCGAAATGATGCGGGAACTGTTCCAATGGGGAGCCGGATGGATGCTGCTAGACGAACAGGGACAGACTCCAGGATGTGTCGCGTGGGACAGAAGCAAGGCGGAGGCTCGAGACTCGGTTCTGGCGAGCGTGTACAACGAGATTGTGTCTGCAGGAACCCGATCTGAGGTCTTTCTGCGCCGAATCAACAAGTCTGAAAACGTGGAGTTCCTCAgcgacgatgacgacgaggaaaTGGACGTcgacgacgatgaagaggatgagtcacgtgatggcgAGGAGACTGGAGACATCCAGCAGGCAATTGCCGATGCCATCAAGCAGGCCAAGGAAGCTGgtctggaggtggttgtTGATGGGGAGACTGTTGAAGAGGTTCCCGAGCTGGTTggagacaaggaggacgagaagaacaaTGAGTCAGCAGCACAGAATGAGGTTGATCTAGCTGGTTCTCAGATGGATTATCTCAAGGATAAACTCACATACACAGATGACAACAAGACTCTGATTACTACTCAGAACGACGGAGTAATGATGGATTGGGAGGACGAGATTATGCAAAAGAGTGCGGATCTGCTGGTGTCGCGAGCAGATAAGGAGTCTGACGGTCCTGTAGTCCTGAATGTGGGTTTTGGACTTGGAATCATCGACACTTACCTGCAGTCTAAGAAGCCATCCAAGCATTACATCTGTGAAGCTCATCctgatgttcttgagaagatggagaaggacgGTTGGATGGACAAGCCTGGTGTGACTGTTCTTGTGGGACGATGGCAAGATACTCTCCCAGGGCTGCTCAGCCAGGGAGTGTACTTTGACGGAATGTACTACGACACATTTTCGGAAAACTACAGCGATCTGGTGGATTTCTTCGACCACGTTGTTGGTCTGCTGGCCCCCACCGGCgtcttctctttcttcaACGGACTTGGAGCCGATCGACAGGTCTGTTATGATGTCTACAAGAACGTGGTTGAGGTCGATTTACAGGAGTATGGGCTCAATGTCGAGTACCAAGTGATCAAGGTGAACAAGGACGTGACTGGAGCCGATGGTCATGTTTGGGATGGAATTAAGCGACGGTACTGGGTCGTGGAGGACTTTTATCTGCCAGTGTGCACTTTTTAA
- a CDS encoding uncharacterized protein (Compare to YALI0C14652g, similar to ca|CA3427|IPF11865 Candida albicans and DEHA0A11473g Debaryomyces hansenii IPF 7198.1) codes for MLKSGLSKMVNNIKVGFVPEHFSTPLFFAQTHGYYAQNGISVDLKPFPSGSGHMIQSLESGEIDYAIGLTEAFVAGIGKGMTHYKVVGTYVDTPLCWAISSGSDRADITSEDQLEGKTLGISRIGSGSYVMPFVLAHNKGWNKEFNWEILTNFKNLRDSVNHTGEVNKSDAFMWEVFTQKKYYDSGEIKKIGQIYTPWPSWVIVEKTGLPKSEETTPALLKSINQGIDYFNKHQEEAVEHIYTTLDYSKEDATAWLDTVKFADDVAKIDMKKVITNTVDMLKEAKMLDKEADDKVYVKEYDI; via the coding sequence ATGTTGAAAAGCGGTCTGTCGAAAAtggtcaacaacatcaaggTCGGCTTTGTGCCCGAGCACTTTTCCACTCCCCTTTTCTTCGCCCAGACCCACGGGTACTACGCCCAGAACGGCATTTCGGTGGATCTCAAGCCCTTCCCGTCGGGGTCCGGTCATATGATCCAGTCGCTTGAGTCTGGCGAAATCGACTATGCAATCGGCCTCACCGAGGCTTTTGTTGCGGGAATCGGTAAGGGCATGACCCACTACAAGGTTGTAGGTACCTACGTCGACACTCCTCTGTGCTGGGCCATTTCCAGCGGATCTGATCGAGCGGACATCACCTCGGAAGACCAGCTGGAGGGCAAGACTCTGGGTATCAGCCGAATTGGATCCGGATCCTACGTCATGCCCTTCGTGCTGGCCCACAACAAAGGCTGGAACAAGGAGTTCAACTGGGAGATTCTCACCAACTTCAAGAACCTGCGAGACTCCGTCAACCACACCGGCGAGGTCAACAAAAGCGACGCCTTCATGTGGGAGGTCTTTACCCAGAAGAAGTACTACGACTCTGGCGAAATCAAGAAGATTGGCCAAATCTACACCCCCTGGCCCTCTTGGGTGATTGTCGAAAAGACTGGTCTGCCCAAGAGCGAGGAGACCACCCCTGCTCTACTCAAGTCAATCAACCAGGGTATCGACTACTTCAACAAACACCAGGAAGAGGCTGTTGAACACATCTACACCACTCTCGACTactccaaggaggatgcTACCGCGTGGTTGGACACTGTCAAGTTTGCCGACGATGTCGCCAAGATTGATATGAAGAAGGTGATTACTAACACTGTCGATATGCTTaaggaggccaagatgctcgacaaggaggctgatGATAAGGTCTATGTGAAGGAGTATGACATTTAA
- a CDS encoding uncharacterized protein (Compare to YALI0C14608g, similar to uniprot|Q9QZB9 Mus musculus Dynactin subunit P25 Dynactin 5), which produces MPPKKTPKSAYVITESGNRISRKAALSGLQNIVLGGKTVIDHGSKIRGDLQRPGSTAPIIAIGRYCIISTQVTVEPPCKDEAKENYYPVRIGDYVYIGDNSVTQAVQIGSNVEIGDNCEIGKFCIIKDCVIVDPGSVIPPRTVCAPFTRWAGVPAVEIEVLSESTAEMVQLRNRQRYLDIE; this is translated from the coding sequence ATGCCaccgaaaaaaacacccaaaTCCGCCTACGTCATCACCGAGTCTGGGAACCGCATTTCGAGAAAAGCTGCTCTGTCAGGACTCCAGAATATCGTGCTAGGAGGCAAGACCGTGATAGATCACGGATCCAAGATTAGAGGCGACCTCCAACGACCAGGAAGCACCGCTCCAATCATCGCAATTGGACGTTACTGCATCATCTCGACGCAGGTGACTGTGGAACCACCTTGCAAagacgaggccaaggaaaACTACTATCCCGTTAGAATTGGCGACTACGTCTACATTGGCGACAACAGTGTGACCCAAGCTGTTCAGATCGGCTCCAACGTGGAAATAGGCGACAATTGCGAGATTGGCAAGTTCTGTATCATCAAAGATTGTGTCATTGTTGATCCGGGGTCGGTGATACCTCCAAGAACGGTATGTGCCCCTTTCACGCGATGGGCTGGCGTTCCTGCCGTCGAAATCGAGGTCTTGAGCGAAAGTACAGCCGAAATGGTCCAGCTGAGGAATAGACAGCGCTATCTCGACATTGAGTGA
- a CDS encoding uncharacterized protein (Compare to YALI0C14696g, no similarity): MNVPSKGMFTTAPSSDDYSCCDYLNDDSKDSATEIPTPESLDSHVVSDMATSSGHMSDIDFDLSKFSYLLEVMECESSSGHVAYSNGRLSSSPITEDFSKWLDFSVCSDSASDSLVKVTVPKPEPQQRHLKLEKNLNPMISDDSIISPMSAFFSDVKSEMEEKGMTANVVLGRKFCNFEDSDFARYNRGQEIPNPHYMPYSPSQWNFISSEFQKLWHELEDCVK; the protein is encoded by the coding sequence ATGAACGTCCCATCCAAAGGCATGTTTACCACGGCACCTTCCTCTGATGATTATAGCTGCTGCGACTACCTCAACGACGACAGTAAAGACAGCGCGACGGAGATACCGACACCTGAGAGCCTTGATAGTCACGTGGTCTCCGACATGGCGACTTCTTCAGGACACATGAGCGACATTGACTTTGATCTTTCGAAATTCAGTTATCTTTTGGAGGTAATGGAGTGCGAGTCGTCttcgggtcacgtggcctACTCCAATGGCCGgctttcttcttctccgatTACTGAAGACTTTTCCAAGTGGCTCGATTTCTCAGTGTGCAGTGATTCGGCGTCCGACTCGCTCGTCAAAGTCACGGTACCAAAGCCTGAGCCACAGCAGCGGCATCTCAAGCTAGAGAAGAACCTGAATCCGATGATTTCCGATGATTCCATCATTAGTCCAATGTCGGCATTCTTTTCAGATGTCAAGAGTGAGATGGAAGAGAAAGGAATGACAGCAAATGTGGTTCTAGGAAGGAAGTTTTGCAACTTCGAAGACAGTGACTTCGCACGCTACAACCGAGGCCAGGAGATCCCCAATCCCCATTACATGCCCTACTCCCCCTCTCAATGGAATTTCATCAGTTCTGAGTTTCAGAAACTATGGCATGAGCTGGAGGATTGTGTCAAATGA
- a CDS encoding uncharacterized protein (Truncated form of YALI0C14674g, no similarity): MERHKVIIAELLLSLDDDLKRTECLSRLEGLWLEKLRLIEMLKSTIRSKESTLCDFVQWTADAKQRMAVIDRRLVDVERQTLKCPRGQVFEHKSEDPTTMNFTGQWKTRISDLTDQLQHQKELVATLSTKLTTRNHIIGEHKALEKLLRLEVKSMLKERKEHAETDAEELDEWTEYLEVYLEDHKAEWEREKEQLETALSEIRTKFDTAQVQWEQDRQNLVDNHREDRARWKKSYASLWENETQLLQAFHSDERSKWAADRASWAASNEELSVQVDELKKERDSFKKKHKKCLKHHKKQKPADSPCHLSMKSTPATNTFPQSLIRAFGELDLNKTTPPASPRS; this comes from the coding sequence ATGGAGAGGCACAAAGTCATCATTGCTGAATTGTTGCTTTCCTTGGATGACGATCTGAAAAGAACAGAGTGTCTTTCCAGATTAGAAGGACTGTGGCTGGAAAAGTTGCGACTCATCGAGATGTTGAAGAGCACGATCAGGTCAAAGGAGTCGACATTGTGCGATTTCGTGCAATGGACAGCAGATGCCAAACAGCGAATGGCCGTCATAGATCGGCGACTAGTCGACGTAGAGCGACAGACCCTCAAGTGTCCTCGGGGTCAAGTGTTTGAGCACAAATCCGAGGaccccaccaccatgaACTTCACGGGACAGTGGAAGACTCGAATTTCTGATTTGACAGACCAACTGCAACATCAAAAAGAGCTTGTGGCCACTCTATCTACCAAATTGACCACGAGAAACCACATCATTGGCGAGCACAAGGCACTAGAGAAGTTGTTGAGACTGGAAGTGAAGTCCATGTTGAAAGAACGTAAGGAACATGCTGAGACAGACGCAGAAGAGCTCGATGAATGGACAGAATACCTAGAGGTGTATCTCGAAGATCACAAGGCCGAGTGGGAaagagagaaggagcaACTTGAGACGGCTCTCTCCGAAATACGAACCAAGTTTGATACTGCTCAAGTTCAGTGGGAACAAGACCGACAAAATCTCGTCGACAATCACCGTGAGGATCGAGCCAGATGGAAGAAATCATACGCTTCTCTGTGGGAAAACGAAACCCAACTCCTTCAGGCGTTTCATAGTGATGAAAGGTCCAAATGGGCAGCCGACAGAGCTAGTTGGGCGGCGTCGAATGAAGAACTATCAGTCCAAGTTGAtgagctgaagaaggaaCGTGACTCATTcaaaaagaaacacaaAAAGTGTCTAAAGCATCATAAGAAACAAAAGCCAGCTGACAGTCCGTGTCATCTTTCAATGAAAAGTACCCCGGCCACCAACACCTTCCCCCAGTCACTGATTAGAGCATTTGGTGAACTTGatctcaacaagaccacCCCTCCCGCGTCTCCCAGGAGCTGA
- a CDS encoding uncharacterized protein (Compare to YALI0C14586g, highly similar to uniprot|P40994 Saccharomyces cerevisiae YOR094w ARF3 ADP-ribosylation factor 3 P7.3.f6. 1), whose protein sequence is MGNSMSKILAKLFGSRECRILMLGLDAAGKTTILYKLKLNQGISTVPTVGFNVEVLTYKNIKFNVWDVGGQDKIRPLWRHYFTGTEGLIFVVDSADRARIDEARQELHRIINDREMKDVLLLVFANKQDLKEAMHPKEVTEKLQLNSLKGRTWCVVASTAKTGEGLVEGLSWLSSNLPSMDK, encoded by the coding sequence atgGGCAATTCCATGTCTAAAATCCTCGCCAAGCTGTTTGGCAGCCGAGAATGTCGAATTCTGATGCTCGGGCTCGACGCCGCCGGCAAAACCACCATTCTCTACAagctcaagctcaaccAGGGCATCTCCACCGTCCCCACCGTGGGCTTCAACGTTGAAGTGCTGACGTACAAAAACATCAAATTCAACGTGTGGGACGTAGGAGGGCAGGATAAGATCCGTCCTTTGTGGCGCCACTACTTCACCGGAACCGAGGGTCTGATTTTCGTGGTGGACTCTGCCGACCGTGCTCGAATCGACGAGGCTCGACAGGAGCTGCACCGAATCATCAACGACCGAGAAATGAAGGACGTTTTGCTACTGGTGTTTGCCAACAAGCAGGATCTTAAGGAAGCCATGCATCCCAAGGAGGTGACCGAAAAGCTGCAACTGAACTCGCTCAAGGGCCGAACTTGGTGCGTGGTGGCTTCCACCGCCAAGACCGGAGAGGGTCTGGTTGAGGGTCTGTCTTGGTTGTCGAGTAATTTGCCTTCTATGGATAAGTAG
- a CDS encoding uncharacterized protein (Compare to YALI0C14630g, no similarity), translating to MKFSNSVCFALVAAFVSAQEDEVTSTSTSTVILYSTVGLETVTVSRSLETPANFAVVESSSEEVVSAQAATIESEAVVSTTEAVVSTSSVVSSSAESTSSVVSTSAEPTSVESTSSVISSSVVSNSSAVVSTSSAVPTSSVRAIALNTTSEASSVAVTTSTGFQNSTGFQNSTVAPAPSSSVARTTAVVSANNATASGSVVSPTANVNGAGVNGIAGALIAVGVVAALL from the coding sequence ATGAAGTTCTCCAACTCCGTCTGTTTTGCTCTTGTGGCCGCTTTTGTGTCTGCCCAGGAGGATGAGGTCACGTCGACGTCGACCTCGACCGTCATTCTTTACTCGACCGTTGGTCTGGAGACCGTGACTGTTTCTCGATCTCTTGAGACTCCCGCCAATTTTGCCGTGGTtgagtcttcttctgaggaGGTTGTGTCTGCCCAGGCTGCCACCATTGAGTCTGAGGCTGTGGTCTCCACTACTGAGGCCGTGgtctccacctcttccgtggtctcctcctccgccgaGTCCACCTCTTCCGTGGTCTCCACCTCCGCTGAGCCCACCTCTGTCGAGTCCACCTCTTCCGTgatctcttcttctgtggtctccaactcctccgCCGTGgtctccacctcttccgCGGTCCCCACCTCTTCGGTGCGAGCCATTGCCctcaacaccacctccgAGGCCTCGTCCGTCGCcgtcaccacctccaccgGCTTCCAAAACTCCACCGGCTTCCAAAACTCCACCGTGGCTCCCGCCCCCTCGTCCTCCGTGGCCCGAACCACCGCTGTGGTCTCCGCCAACAACGCCACCGCCTCCGGATCCGTCGTCTCTCCCACCGCTAACGTCAACGGCGCCGGAGTCAACGGCATTGCTGGCGCTCTGATCGCCGTCGGAGTCGTTGCTGCTCTTCTTTAG